AATCCTAGAGTTTCTATTTTTCTTAAATCTTCTTCTGAGGATATTTTTGAAGTAGTGTGTGGTAAATAGCAGATTTTTAAATCCTCTTGACTTATTCCGCTTCCATTATCTATTATTAAGATTTTTTGAATTCCCCCTTCTTCAAGAAAGACCTCAATTTTAGTAGCCCCAGAATCTATTGAATTGTCTAGCAATTCTCTTAATATTGAACATGGTCTGTCTATTGATTCTCCTGCTGCTATTTTTTGAACCAAGTATTTATCTAAGAATCTTATTTTGTTCATTGAAATTTATATTCCTATTATTTTTTTAATATTTCCATTTTTTTTATAATTTGGAAATTTTTTAATAAGTTCCCTTAATGTTTGATCATTATTGTTCTCATTATATTCTATTATTCCGAGTGCATATAAGGCTTCTGGATTGTTTGGTTTTAATTTTGTATATTCCTTTAGAAGGTCTTTAGCTCTTGTATTATCATTAATTTCAATTAGAGTGGTTGCAAGATTATATTTTGCTTCAATATCTGAATTGATTATTGCTTTTTCAAAAATTTCAATTGCTTTTTGATAATTTTTTTGGTTTTTGTAAAGTATTCCAAGATTGTTTAAGGCTAATTTATTGTTTTTGTTTATTATCTTTTCAAGAGTTGAGATTGCTTGAGTTTTATTTCCCGATTTTTCGTATGCTTTTGCTAGGTTTATGTAAGCTGAAATATTTTCAGGGTTTTTTTCAATTACCAAGTTGTAAAGTGGTATAGCATTTTGATAATTTTCGTTTTTAAGATTTATGGATGCTTTTAAATATAAATATTCACTTTTTTCTGGATTTAAATTGATGGCCTTGTTTATTATTTCAAGAGATTCTTCAAGTTTATTGTTTTCAAATTTTGCTATTGATAGATTATAAATAGCAATTTCGTTAGGTTTTTTTACATTATCATTAAAAAATCCCAAATACTCTTCACTTTTTTTGAAGTTGCCCAGGTTGTTTGATACTATTCCAGCTTTTAATGCGTAATTGAGTTTTTTGTTTAGATCGTAGGCATTTTTAAAACTTACAAATGCTTGTTGCATATCGCCAGTTTTTTCTTCCGCTATTCCTTTTTGGTAGTAGGCAGTGTCATAATTTTTATCAATTTGTATTGCTTTCTCAAAAGATTCTATTGCTTGTTTGTTTTTATTTAGCAGTATTAAAGCTATTCCTTTGTTATTATGTGCTTTTTTGTGTTTTGGATCGAGCCTTATTGTTTGATTAAATGCCTCTATTGAGTGTTCATACTTTTTAAGCTTAAATCTAATAATTCCAAGTTTATAGTAATCTTCTTTGGCATTTGTGAGTTTGGTAATTTTGTCATATACGCTTTCTGCTTTTAGTAAATCTCCATCGTTTTCATAAGCTTGAGCTAAAGTTTTAGAGGCATAGGCATCATTAGGGTTGGTTATCAAGAATTCATTTAAATCTTTAATGGCTTGTTGACGTGTTTTTGGGTTTTCAAGATCACCAGGTTTTATTGAATAAACTTTAGATTTAAGGTCTTCCAATTGCTGTATTTTATTAGCTTGAGCTAAAGTTTTAGAGGCATAGGCATCATTAGGATTGGTTATTAAGAATTCATTTAAATCTTTAATGGCTTGTTGACGTGTTTTTGGGTTTTCAAGATCACCAGGTTTTATTGAATAAACTTTAGATTTAAGGTCTTCCAATTGCTGTATTTTATTAGCTTGAGCTAAAGTTTTAGAGGCATAGGCATCATTAGGATTGGTTATTAAGAATTCATTTAAATCTTTAATGGCTTGTNNNNNNNNNNNNNNNNNNNNNNNNNNNNNNNNNNNNNNNNNNNNNNNNNNNNNNNNNNNNNNNNNNNNNNNNNNNNNNNNNNNNNNNNNNNNNNNNNNTATTGAATAGACCTTAGATTTAAGGTCTTCCAATTGCTGTATTTTATTAGCTTGAGCTAAAGTTTTAGAGGCATAGGCATCATTGGGATTGGTTATCAAGAATTCATTTAGATCTTTAATAGCTTGTTGACGTGTTTTTGAGT
This portion of the Borreliella afzelii genome encodes:
- a CDS encoding tetratricopeptide repeat protein; the protein is QAIKDLNEFLITNPNDAYASKTLAQANKIQQLEDLKSKVYSIKPGDLENPKTRQQAIKDLNEFLITNPNDAYASKTLAQANKIQQLEDLKSKVYSIKPGDLENPKTRQQAIKDLNEFLITNPNDAYASKTLAQAYENDGDLLKAESVYDKITKLTNAKEDYYKLGIIRFKLKKYEHSIEAFNQTIRLDPKHKKAHNNKGIALILLNKNKQAIESFEKAIQIDKNYDTAYYQKGIAEEKTGDMQQAFVSFKNAYDLNKKLNYALKAGIVSNNLGNFKKSEEYLGFFNDNVKKPNEIAIYNLSIAKFENNKLEESLEIINKAINLNPEKSEYLYLKASINLKNENYQNAIPLYNLVIEKNPENISAYINLAKAYEKSGNKTQAISTLEKIINKNNKLALNNLGILYKNQKNYQKAIEIFEKAIINSDIEAKYNLATTLIEINDNTRAKDLLKEYTKLKPNNPEALYALGIIEYNENNNDQTLRELIKKFPNYKKNGNIKKIIGI